TGCGTCCTATTATCGCCCTGATTATCAAGCAACTTGTAATCGATCCACCTGCGCCATTTCAGTCAGGTTTAGCCATAAGGTAACGTTGAAACTCCTCGAATCCTGCTGAATAGTCAGGCTATGTTGACCTGGATACAGCAAATCCAGTCGGCGCTGGACGTTTTTCAGGCCAATACCTCCATAATGAACAGCCTCCTGCGTTTGCCCTGCTGTAGTGCTGTTCGCTACAACCAGCTTCAATTGCTGGCCTTCCAGCGATAACTTGATCCGTATCCAGTTGAGTTTGTCACCGTCTTTCGATACGTGCTTGAAGGCATTTTCGATAAACGTCATGACAATAAATGGCGCAATACCCAGATGGTTGGCGTATCCTAATTCGATGTCGGCTGTAACCGTTACATTACTGTTTTGTCGAAGCTGCTCCAGCTCGATGAAATTTTCCAGATACGAAATCTCCCGGCTCAACCGAATCTGCGGGTCATTGCATTCGTACAGTTGATAGCGCAACAGATCAGAAAATTTAGCCAGCGAATTCGATGCCATATCCGGGTTCTTATGAATCAGAAAGAAAATCGAATTGATGGTATTGAACAGGAAATGGGGATTAAACTGATTCTTCAGGAATTTCAGTTCTGTTTCCAGCTTTTCCTTTTCCAGCAACTGCTGTCGCTGCCGGGTCTGAATCCAGTTTCTCGTCAGTTTAATGCTCATCGCCAGGGTCGTACTGGCGACGGTTGAGGGCAAGGCATTGCTGAAAAACGTATTGAAACAGGCCGATTGACCGAATAAGTCATAGATCGTTTGACCACTGGCAAAAGCACTGAAATAATAGCCACCGACAATACACAACGTAGCACATAATACGGTCAGAAGGAGATAGCTCAAATAGAGGGCATATCGGCTTTTTTCAAGGTACTTTGGAATCAGAAAATACAGGTTAAAATAGACCGCCATTGCCTGAAAAATAACGTAGAAGCTGTATTTCAGCGCGTACGGCAAAACGGCCAGGCTCTGTAGCACCTTTACCGGATTTCCCAGCGTGACTACCCACCAGAGATAATGGTAGAAAAACCAGAACGGCAGGTGGTACAGTTTATAGCGAAAAAACCAGTTTTGAGCTGGTTGTTGCACTGGCAG
This window of the Spirosoma aerolatum genome carries:
- a CDS encoding sensor histidine kinase → MNVLPVQQPAQNWFFRYKLYHLPFWFFYHYLWWVVTLGNPVKVLQSLAVLPYALKYSFYVIFQAMAVYFNLYFLIPKYLEKSRYALYLSYLLLTVLCATLCIVGGYYFSAFASGQTIYDLFGQSACFNTFFSNALPSTVASTTLAMSIKLTRNWIQTRQRQQLLEKEKLETELKFLKNQFNPHFLFNTINSIFFLIHKNPDMASNSLAKFSDLLRYQLYECNDPQIRLSREISYLENFIELEQLRQNSNVTVTADIELGYANHLGIAPFIVMTFIENAFKHVSKDGDKLNWIRIKLSLEGQQLKLVVANSTTAGQTQEAVHYGGIGLKNVQRRLDLLYPGQHSLTIQQDSRSFNVTLWLNLTEMAQVDRLQVA